In Stenotrophomonas sp. ASS1, the following proteins share a genomic window:
- a CDS encoding TonB-dependent receptor, giving the protein MTSRTTPLGQAIRYALATTATLAALPAFAQSGSTAAPTTLDRIEITGSRIRQVDVETAQPVLALSRLDIERQGFSSVADILQNVTAMGSPAISRANALSSGENTGGTYIDMRNLGAQRTLVLVNGKRLGISTSGLQDVSSLPVSAVERIEVLKDGASAIYGSDAMAGVVNIITRSNVNGVTANVYHGQYSEGDGARDRFDVVGGWSNDRVSLTLALEHSEEKSVWAKDRWFSKYGVSDRHPNDASNWTTLSQWGQVTGLKGGPGCTNTKDGCGYSLNRGADPTNPANYHLTDATPFTGDVSNANEQMHVMYPLKRDSVYFDGRFKITDQVNLRTEFGYNKRSAERQIAGYPLQSSSVSISGDPTATGLMSKDSYFNPFGNQHGYAKPTDVAWNRRTWEIPRVSTSELKTYRAVVSLDGSFEIGQRYFDWDVGYQYNRNELTATATGNLHKKRVRDAVGPSFLDPATGKVMCGRPGAVISGCTPWNPLVPYGKNDPNGLTGNEELMAWLFPAEHTTGRTTTKNAFANLSGSIMTLPAGDLGFAFGVESRKEDGRYTPDALAQTGATTNLAAGPTGGSYNVKEAYLELSVPVLADLPGARELSFSAATRYSKYNTFGNTLNSKFGFKWKPIDQLLVRGTWAEGFRAPTINDLYGGGSETFAQFSDPCDTVFGSAKGSAEVRARCARDIADAANFRQLKQGNAPVTTAQDATPTPFVSGSNPLLVPETSTSKTLGLVWSPTFLSNLNVALDWWKIRIDNTIVGDSPNQILRDCYEQGIESRCSRFSRDPSNGIVTGLKFGNRNAGFAETEGYDLDVSYRVDTSYGKLSAGWTSTYVSKNVYRSTNDVREAITPINGVANTIGTATSLAFRVRSNLVLGWDVGDFGVSWTARYYSGVKERCLNASRYADECSDPTFLAPWLKSPTAYNERGAVTFHDVQFRYNLPWDATVSVGANNVFGKEAPVMYSKPNSSFSYYGGYDIGRFMYMKYQQRF; this is encoded by the coding sequence ATGACTTCACGTACCACCCCCCTGGGGCAGGCCATCCGCTACGCCCTGGCAACCACTGCGACGCTGGCCGCCCTGCCTGCGTTCGCCCAGAGTGGCAGCACCGCCGCGCCGACCACCCTGGATCGCATCGAGATCACTGGCTCGCGCATCCGCCAGGTGGACGTGGAGACCGCTCAGCCGGTCCTGGCACTGAGCCGGTTGGACATCGAGCGCCAGGGCTTCAGCTCGGTGGCCGACATCCTGCAGAACGTGACCGCCATGGGCAGCCCGGCGATCAGCCGTGCAAACGCACTGAGCTCGGGCGAAAACACCGGCGGCACCTACATCGACATGCGCAACCTGGGCGCGCAGCGCACCCTGGTGCTGGTCAACGGCAAGCGCCTGGGCATCAGCACCTCGGGCCTGCAGGATGTGTCCTCGCTGCCGGTGTCGGCGGTGGAGCGCATCGAAGTGCTGAAGGATGGCGCGTCGGCCATCTACGGTTCCGATGCGATGGCCGGCGTGGTCAACATCATCACCCGTTCCAACGTCAACGGCGTGACCGCCAACGTCTACCACGGTCAGTACAGCGAAGGTGACGGCGCGCGCGATCGCTTCGACGTGGTGGGTGGCTGGAGCAATGACCGCGTGTCGCTGACCCTGGCACTGGAGCACTCCGAAGAAAAGAGCGTCTGGGCCAAGGACCGCTGGTTCAGCAAGTACGGCGTGAGCGACCGCCACCCGAACGATGCCTCCAACTGGACCACGCTGAGCCAGTGGGGCCAGGTCACCGGCCTGAAGGGCGGCCCGGGCTGCACCAACACCAAGGACGGCTGCGGCTATTCGCTCAACCGTGGTGCTGACCCGACCAACCCGGCCAACTACCACCTGACCGATGCGACCCCGTTCACCGGCGACGTCAGCAACGCCAACGAACAGATGCACGTCATGTATCCGCTCAAGCGTGATTCGGTGTACTTCGACGGTCGCTTCAAGATCACCGACCAGGTCAACCTGCGCACCGAATTCGGCTACAACAAGCGTTCGGCCGAGCGCCAGATTGCAGGCTACCCCCTGCAGTCCAGCTCGGTGTCCATCTCGGGCGACCCGACCGCCACCGGCCTGATGTCCAAGGACAGCTACTTCAATCCGTTCGGCAACCAGCACGGCTATGCCAAGCCAACCGACGTGGCCTGGAACCGCCGCACCTGGGAAATCCCGCGTGTGAGCACCAGCGAACTGAAGACCTACCGTGCGGTAGTGTCGCTGGATGGCAGCTTCGAGATCGGCCAGCGCTACTTCGACTGGGACGTGGGCTACCAGTACAACCGCAACGAGCTGACCGCTACCGCCACCGGCAACCTGCACAAGAAGCGCGTGCGTGACGCCGTGGGTCCGTCGTTCCTGGATCCGGCCACCGGCAAGGTGATGTGTGGCCGTCCGGGCGCGGTGATCAGCGGCTGCACGCCGTGGAACCCGCTGGTGCCCTACGGCAAGAACGATCCGAACGGACTGACCGGCAATGAAGAACTGATGGCCTGGCTGTTCCCGGCGGAGCACACCACCGGCCGGACCACCACCAAGAACGCGTTCGCCAACCTGTCCGGCAGCATCATGACCCTGCCGGCCGGCGACCTCGGCTTCGCTTTCGGCGTGGAAAGCCGCAAGGAAGATGGCCGCTACACCCCCGATGCCCTGGCCCAGACCGGCGCTACCACCAACCTGGCCGCAGGCCCGACCGGTGGCAGCTACAACGTGAAGGAAGCCTACCTGGAGCTCAGCGTGCCGGTGCTGGCCGACCTGCCCGGTGCGCGTGAGCTGAGCTTCAGTGCCGCCACCCGTTACTCCAAGTACAACACCTTCGGCAACACGCTCAACAGCAAGTTCGGCTTCAAGTGGAAGCCGATCGACCAGCTGCTGGTCCGTGGTACCTGGGCAGAAGGCTTCCGCGCCCCGACCATCAACGACCTGTACGGTGGTGGTTCGGAAACCTTCGCGCAGTTCAGCGATCCGTGCGACACCGTGTTCGGCTCGGCCAAGGGCAGTGCCGAAGTCCGCGCGCGATGCGCACGTGACATCGCCGATGCCGCCAACTTCCGCCAGCTGAAGCAGGGCAACGCCCCGGTGACCACGGCGCAGGATGCGACCCCGACGCCGTTCGTGTCCGGTTCGAACCCGCTGCTGGTTCCGGAAACCTCGACCAGCAAGACGCTGGGCCTGGTGTGGAGCCCGACCTTCCTCAGCAACCTCAACGTGGCGCTGGACTGGTGGAAGATCCGCATCGACAACACCATCGTCGGTGACAGTCCGAACCAGATCCTGAGGGACTGCTACGAGCAGGGCATCGAATCGCGCTGCAGCCGCTTCAGCCGTGACCCGTCCAACGGCATCGTCACCGGCCTGAAGTTCGGCAACCGCAATGCCGGCTTTGCCGAGACCGAAGGTTACGACCTGGATGTCAGCTACCGCGTCGACACCAGCTACGGCAAGCTGAGCGCAGGCTGGACCAGCACCTACGTCAGCAAGAACGTCTACCGCTCCACCAACGATGTCCGCGAAGCGATCACGCCGATCAACGGCGTTGCCAACACCATCGGCACCGCCACCAGCCTTGCGTTCCGCGTGCGCTCGAACCTGGTGCTGGGCTGGGATGTGGGTGACTTCGGCGTCAGCTGGACGGCACGCTACTACTCCGGTGTGAAGGAGCGCTGCCTCAACGCCTCGCGTTATGCGGACGAATGCTCCGATCCGACCTTCCTGGCTCCGTGGCTGAAGTCGCCGACCGCGTACAACGAGCGCGGTGCCGTGACCTTCCACGACGTGCAGTTCCGCTACAACCTGCCGTGGGATGCCACCGTTTC
- the ppx gene encoding exopolyphosphatase, with the protein MPHTTTTPPALQDGDLLAAIDLGSNSFHMVIARYTLGQLRVIDRLRETVRMADGLDGKGGLSSAARQRALECLARFGQRIRNVPPHRVRALATNTVRQLRSPQSFLVPAETALGHAIEVVSGREEARLIYLGVAHAQPPKPGQRRLVIDIGGGSTEFIIGMGMQTLERESLQAGCIASTRRFFPGGKLSKKRWKDALAEIGREFQPFASKYRALGWQEALGSSGTHKAISEICATMKLSKGAITAEALPQLRDELLKAKKIDDIQLPGLSSDRRPIIAGGILVLEAAFQALGLQKLLVSKAAMREGILYDIVGRAGENDLRDESVSALSQRYGIDTVQADRVQDTALSLLEQVQERWRLDADDARMLGWAARLHELGLMIAHSGYHVHGSYVLEHSDIAGFSRQEQQMLAALVRSHRRSVTKTAFDALPERLLLTARRLAALLRLAVLLNRAHEDDPLPALELTADDNRLSLIVPQAFIDARPLLRADLIGETDGIAGLGIQFRPFVA; encoded by the coding sequence ATGCCGCACACCACCACGACTCCGCCCGCATTGCAGGATGGCGACCTGCTGGCCGCCATCGACCTTGGCTCCAATAGTTTCCACATGGTCATCGCGCGCTACACGCTCGGCCAGCTGCGGGTAATCGACCGCCTGCGCGAGACGGTGCGCATGGCCGACGGCCTGGACGGCAAAGGCGGGCTCTCCTCCGCTGCCCGGCAGCGCGCGCTGGAATGCCTGGCCCGCTTCGGCCAGCGCATCCGCAATGTACCGCCGCACCGGGTGCGCGCACTGGCCACCAATACCGTGCGCCAGCTGCGTTCACCGCAGTCGTTCCTGGTTCCCGCCGAAACCGCGCTCGGGCACGCCATCGAAGTGGTCAGCGGCCGCGAAGAAGCGCGCCTGATCTACCTGGGCGTGGCCCATGCACAACCGCCCAAGCCCGGCCAGCGCCGGCTGGTCATCGACATCGGCGGCGGCTCCACCGAATTCATCATCGGCATGGGCATGCAGACCCTGGAGCGCGAAAGCCTGCAGGCCGGCTGCATCGCCAGCACCCGGCGCTTCTTCCCCGGCGGCAAGCTGAGCAAGAAGCGCTGGAAGGACGCACTGGCCGAGATCGGCCGCGAGTTCCAGCCCTTCGCCAGCAAGTACCGCGCGCTGGGCTGGCAGGAAGCCTTGGGCTCGTCCGGCACGCACAAGGCGATCAGCGAGATCTGCGCGACGATGAAGCTGAGCAAGGGCGCGATTACCGCCGAGGCCCTGCCGCAACTGCGCGACGAACTGCTGAAGGCCAAGAAGATCGACGACATCCAGTTGCCGGGACTGTCCAGCGACCGCCGCCCGATCATTGCCGGCGGCATCCTGGTGCTGGAGGCCGCCTTCCAGGCGCTGGGCCTGCAGAAGCTGCTGGTCAGCAAGGCCGCGATGCGCGAAGGCATCCTCTACGACATCGTCGGCCGCGCTGGCGAGAACGATCTGCGCGATGAATCGGTGTCCGCGCTCAGCCAGCGCTACGGCATCGATACCGTGCAGGCCGACCGTGTGCAGGACACCGCGCTGTCACTGCTGGAACAGGTGCAGGAACGCTGGCGGCTCGATGCCGACGACGCGCGCATGCTCGGCTGGGCCGCGCGCCTGCACGAGCTGGGCCTGATGATCGCGCACAGCGGCTACCACGTGCATGGCAGTTACGTGCTGGAACACTCGGATATCGCCGGCTTCTCGCGGCAGGAACAGCAGATGCTGGCCGCGCTGGTGCGCAGCCATCGCCGCAGCGTGACCAAGACCGCCTTCGACGCCCTGCCCGAGCGCCTGCTGCTGACCGCTCGCCGGCTGGCCGCCCTGCTGCGCCTGGCGGTGCTGCTCAATCGTGCCCATGAGGACGATCCACTGCCGGCGTTGGAACTGACCGCCGACGACAACCGCCTGTCGTTGATCGTGCCGCAGGCCTTCATTGATGCCCGGCCACTGCTGCGCGCCGATCTGATCGGCGAGACCGACGGCATCGCCGGGCTGGGCATCCAGTTCCGGCCCTTCGTAGCCTGA